In Sphingomonas sp. G-3-2-10, a single window of DNA contains:
- the dxs gene encoding 1-deoxy-D-xylulose-5-phosphate synthase, whose amino-acid sequence MSDLPRTPLLDTVDTPADLRKLKPEQLRQLADELRTETISAVGTTGGHLGSGLGVVELTTAIHYVFNTPEDRLIWDVGHQCYPHKILTGRRDRIRTLRMGGGLSGFTKRSESEYDPFGAAHSSTSISAALGFAVANKLANKPGKAIAVIGDGSMSAGMAYEAMNNAEAAGNRLVVILNDNDMSIAPPVGGLSAYLARMVSSAEYLGLRSLAKRAIRKFSKRVHNVAERAEEFARGMATGGTLFEELGFYYVGPIDGHNLDHLIPVLENVRDSEHGPVLIHVVTKKGKGYAPAEKSADKYHGVQKFDVITGAQVKAPPGPPAYQNVFGDQLVKEADRDPTIVAITAAMPSGTGVDRFAKAHPARAFDVGIAEQHAVTFAAGLAAQGMRPFCAIYSTFLQRAYDQVVHDVAIQNLPVRFAIDRAGLVGADGATHAGSFDVTYLATLPNFVVMAAADEAELVHMTHTAALHDSGPIALRYPRGNGTGVALPEIPQRLEIGKGRIVREGKKVAIFSLGTRLAEALKAADALEARGLSTTVADLRFAKPLDEELIRRLLTTHEVAVTVEEGAVGGLGAHVLTMASDQGLIDAGLKLRTMRLPDMFQDQDSPQKQYDEAGLNAEHIVDTVLKALRWNETAAEGGARA is encoded by the coding sequence ATGTCCGATCTACCCCGAACGCCGTTGCTCGATACCGTCGATACCCCGGCCGACCTTCGCAAGCTGAAGCCCGAACAGCTCCGCCAGCTTGCCGACGAGCTGCGCACCGAGACGATTTCCGCGGTGGGCACCACCGGCGGCCATCTCGGTTCGGGACTCGGCGTGGTCGAGCTGACCACCGCGATCCATTATGTGTTCAACACGCCCGAAGACCGTCTGATCTGGGACGTCGGGCATCAATGCTATCCGCACAAGATCCTGACCGGGCGGCGCGACCGCATCCGCACGCTGCGCATGGGCGGCGGCCTCTCGGGCTTCACCAAGCGCAGCGAAAGCGAATACGACCCGTTCGGCGCAGCGCATTCCTCGACCTCGATCTCGGCCGCGCTCGGCTTCGCGGTGGCCAACAAGCTGGCGAACAAGCCGGGCAAGGCGATCGCGGTGATCGGCGACGGATCGATGTCCGCCGGCATGGCCTATGAGGCGATGAACAATGCCGAGGCCGCGGGCAACCGCCTCGTCGTGATCCTCAACGACAACGACATGTCGATCGCCCCGCCGGTGGGCGGTCTTTCCGCCTATCTCGCGCGGATGGTGTCGTCGGCCGAATATCTCGGCCTGCGCAGCCTCGCCAAGCGCGCGATCCGCAAATTCTCGAAGCGGGTCCATAATGTCGCCGAGCGCGCCGAGGAATTCGCGCGCGGCATGGCGACCGGCGGCACGCTCTTCGAAGAGCTGGGCTTCTACTATGTCGGTCCGATCGACGGCCACAATCTCGATCACCTGATCCCGGTGCTCGAGAATGTCCGCGACAGCGAGCATGGTCCGGTGCTGATCCATGTCGTGACCAAGAAGGGCAAGGGCTATGCCCCGGCCGAGAAGAGCGCCGACAAATATCACGGCGTCCAGAAGTTCGACGTCATCACCGGCGCGCAGGTAAAGGCTCCGCCGGGACCGCCCGCCTATCAGAACGTCTTCGGCGACCAGCTGGTCAAGGAAGCCGATCGCGATCCGACCATCGTCGCGATCACCGCCGCCATGCCCTCGGGCACCGGCGTCGACCGCTTCGCCAAGGCGCACCCGGCTCGCGCGTTCGACGTGGGCATCGCCGAACAGCACGCAGTCACCTTTGCCGCCGGACTCGCCGCACAGGGCATGCGCCCCTTCTGCGCGATCTACTCGACCTTCCTCCAGCGCGCCTATGATCAGGTCGTCCATGACGTCGCGATCCAGAACCTGCCGGTCCGCTTCGCAATCGACCGTGCGGGCCTGGTCGGCGCGGATGGCGCGACCCATGCGGGCAGCTTCGACGTCACCTATCTGGCGACGCTCCCCAATTTCGTGGTGATGGCGGCAGCCGACGAAGCCGAGCTGGTCCATATGACCCACACCGCCGCGCTGCACGACAGCGGCCCGATCGCGCTGCGCTATCCGCGCGGCAACGGCACCGGGGTGGCGCTGCCCGAAATCCCGCAGCGGCTCGAGATCGGCAAGGGCCGCATCGTCCGCGAGGGCAAGAAGGTGGCGATCTTCTCGCTCGGCACGCGTCTGGCCGAAGCGCTCAAGGCCGCCGATGCACTCGAGGCGCGCGGCCTCTCGACCACCGTCGCCGACCTCCGCTTCGCCAAGCCGCTCGACGAGGAATTGATTCGCCGCCTGCTGACCACGCACGAAGTGGCGGTCACGGTCGAGGAAGGCGCGGTCGGCGGCCTGGGCGCGCATGTGCTGACGATGGCCAGCGACCAGGGCCTGATCGACGCCGGACTGAAGCTGCGCACGATGCGCCTGCCGGATATGTTCCAGGATCAGGACAGCCCGCAGAAGCAATATGACGAAGCCGGGCTGAACGCGGAGCATATCGTCGATACGGTGCTGAAGGCGCTGCGCTGGAACGAGACGGCAGCCGAAGGCGGCGCGCGGGCCTGA
- a CDS encoding alpha/beta hydrolase: protein MSIFTPIESGSPLILTVPGLGGSGPSHWQTLWEQSRPDTSRVELGMWNTPHRNAWVTKLDQAIRQAQAPVVLAAHSLGCLAVAWWAELAGQTFGYPVAGALLVAPADVDRSEAPELAAFRPTPARPLPFPSILVASTDDPWIEIDRARSLAASWGSHFVDAGPQGHINAASGIGWWEEGQQLLDRVLDAASDRSGRPRNAGEARSLLAVNATEAAQSHYLGASAA, encoded by the coding sequence ATGAGTATCTTTACCCCCATCGAGAGCGGCTCGCCGCTCATCCTCACCGTCCCGGGCCTTGGCGGATCGGGGCCCTCGCACTGGCAGACCCTGTGGGAGCAGTCGCGGCCCGACACGAGCCGCGTCGAGCTGGGCATGTGGAACACGCCGCATCGCAACGCCTGGGTGACCAAGCTGGATCAGGCGATCCGTCAGGCGCAGGCGCCGGTGGTGCTGGCCGCGCACTCGCTCGGCTGCCTCGCCGTCGCATGGTGGGCCGAGCTTGCCGGACAGACCTTCGGCTACCCGGTGGCGGGCGCGCTGCTGGTCGCCCCGGCCGATGTCGATCGCAGCGAAGCGCCCGAGCTGGCGGCCTTCCGTCCGACGCCGGCCAGGCCGCTGCCCTTCCCCTCGATCCTCGTCGCCAGCACCGACGATCCGTGGATCGAAATCGACCGCGCCCGCAGCCTCGCCGCATCATGGGGCAGCCATTTCGTCGACGCCGGGCCGCAGGGTCATATCAACGCCGCCAGCGGCATCGGCTGGTGGGAGGAAGGCCAGCAGTTGCTCGACCGCGTCCTCGACGCCGCTTCCGATCGCAGCGGCCGGCCGAGGAATGCGGGCGAGGCCCGCTCGCTGCTGGCGGTCAACGCGACCGAAGCGGCGCAGTCTCACTATCTCGGCGCCAGCGCGGCCTGA
- the cutA gene encoding divalent-cation tolerance protein CutA has product MSDIALLWSTFANRAEAERIAETVVTERLAACANILGACTSIYRWDGKVERGEEVPALFKTTPQLATALRARIAELHSYDLPVIEAWPAAASEAVTGWIARETGV; this is encoded by the coding sequence TTGAGCGATATCGCACTGCTCTGGTCGACCTTCGCGAACCGGGCAGAGGCGGAGCGTATCGCCGAAACGGTGGTGACCGAGCGGCTTGCCGCCTGCGCCAACATCCTCGGCGCCTGCACGTCGATCTATCGCTGGGACGGCAAGGTCGAGCGCGGCGAGGAAGTCCCCGCCCTGTTCAAGACGACGCCCCAGCTCGCGACGGCGCTGCGCGCCCGCATCGCCGAACTGCACAGCTACGACCTGCCGGTGATCGAGGCATGGCCCGCCGCCGCATCGGAGGCGGTGACCGGCTGGATCGCGCGGGAGACCGGCGTCTGA
- a CDS encoding TlyA family RNA methyltransferase: MAKQRADQMLVDRGLAESRTRAQALIMAGLVFAGERKIDKAGQMLAEDAVLDVRGRDHPWVSRGGIKLAHGLDHFGWDVTGAVAIDVGSSTGGFTDVMLSKGAARVYAVDSGTNQLAWKLRQDPRVIVHEQTSARILIAAHIPEPVDLIVCDASFIGLAKVLDVPLGFAAPDARLLALIKPQFEAGREEVGKGGVVRDPEIHARVCREVADWVASKGWTVDGVVESPIKGPEGNVEYLIAARR, encoded by the coding sequence ATGGCCAAGCAGCGCGCAGACCAGATGCTCGTCGATCGCGGGCTGGCGGAAAGCCGGACCCGTGCGCAGGCGCTGATCATGGCGGGGCTGGTCTTCGCTGGCGAGCGCAAGATCGACAAGGCGGGGCAAATGCTCGCCGAGGACGCCGTGCTCGATGTGCGCGGGCGCGATCATCCCTGGGTGTCGCGCGGCGGGATCAAGCTGGCGCATGGGCTCGATCATTTCGGATGGGACGTCACCGGCGCCGTGGCGATCGACGTCGGCTCGTCGACCGGCGGTTTCACCGACGTGATGCTCAGCAAGGGCGCGGCGCGCGTCTATGCCGTCGATTCGGGGACCAACCAGCTGGCGTGGAAGCTGCGGCAGGACCCGCGCGTGATCGTTCACGAACAGACCAGCGCGCGCATCCTCATCGCGGCGCATATCCCCGAACCCGTCGATCTGATCGTGTGCGACGCCAGCTTCATCGGTCTTGCCAAGGTGCTCGACGTACCGCTGGGATTCGCCGCGCCCGACGCGCGGCTGCTTGCGCTGATCAAGCCGCAGTTCGAGGCGGGGCGCGAGGAAGTGGGGAAGGGCGGCGTGGTGCGCGATCCCGAAATCCACGCCCGCGTGTGCCGCGAAGTCGCCGACTGGGTGGCCTCGAAAGGCTGGACGGTCGACGGCGTCGTCGAAAGCCCGATTAAGGGTCCGGAAGGCAATGTCGAATATCTCATCGCGGCCCGCCGTTAA
- a CDS encoding transcriptional repressor: MAHHHHHEHEGTDLTRAAQTTLEKSGEQWTTMRERVFEALAGFDKPASAYDIAEAVSKVEGRRVAANSVYRILDLFVGSNLARRVESANAYVANAHPDCLHDCIFLVCDSCGQTTHIDDDTITKSVRSAAQGTGFSPVRPVIEVRGKCADCD; this comes from the coding sequence ATGGCCCACCATCATCACCACGAGCACGAGGGCACCGACCTCACCCGCGCCGCCCAGACCACGCTGGAAAAGTCCGGCGAGCAATGGACGACGATGCGCGAACGCGTGTTCGAGGCGCTGGCCGGGTTCGACAAGCCGGCTTCCGCTTACGATATCGCCGAGGCGGTCTCGAAGGTGGAAGGGCGCCGGGTCGCGGCCAACAGCGTCTATCGCATTCTCGACCTTTTCGTCGGATCGAACCTCGCGCGGCGCGTCGAAAGCGCCAACGCCTATGTCGCCAACGCGCATCCGGATTGCCTGCACGATTGCATCTTCCTGGTGTGCGACAGTTGCGGCCAGACCACGCATATCGACGACGATACGATCACCAAAAGCGTCCGCTCGGCCGCTCAGGGCACCGGCTTCTCGCCCGTCCGCCCGGTGATCGAAGTCCGCGGCAAATGCGCCGACTGCGACTGA
- a CDS encoding COX15/CtaA family protein: MTPLPATARPRAIANWLFAVAALIVLMVVVGGITRLTESGLSITEWKPISGAIPPLTDAQWQAEFDNYKRIPEYQQLNQGMTLAGFKAIFFWEYFHRLLGRLIGLAFALPLIWFAVKKAIPRGYGWKLVLLLAAGGMQGVVGWWMVTSGLSVRTDVSHIRLATHLLMALAILAALVWVALDLVALSRSSAEPPARVTRLGAGVVAILFVQLLFGALVAGLNAGLVTDQWPLMNGAFYPGPTQAGQGFFGALFNDPAIVHFVHRWWAWVAVAGLIVLARAAKPIERRASIAIHSAFGIQILLGIATVMSGMNIVLAAAHQLVGALLLVATVWGAHVIGRRR, from the coding sequence ATGACTCCCCTGCCCGCCACCGCCCGCCCCCGCGCCATCGCCAACTGGCTGTTCGCCGTTGCGGCGCTGATCGTCCTGATGGTCGTGGTCGGCGGCATTACGCGGCTGACCGAGTCGGGGCTGTCGATCACCGAATGGAAGCCGATCAGCGGGGCGATCCCGCCGCTGACCGACGCCCAGTGGCAGGCCGAGTTCGATAACTACAAGCGCATCCCGGAATATCAGCAGCTCAATCAGGGCATGACCCTCGCCGGCTTCAAGGCGATCTTTTTCTGGGAATATTTCCATCGTCTGCTCGGCCGGCTGATCGGCCTTGCCTTCGCGCTTCCGCTGATCTGGTTCGCCGTGAAGAAGGCGATCCCGCGCGGCTATGGCTGGAAGCTGGTGCTGCTGCTGGCCGCCGGCGGGATGCAGGGCGTGGTCGGCTGGTGGATGGTCACTTCGGGCCTCAGCGTGCGGACCGATGTGAGCCATATCCGCCTTGCCACGCACCTGCTGATGGCGCTGGCGATCCTCGCCGCGCTCGTCTGGGTCGCGCTCGATCTGGTCGCGCTCAGCCGCAGCTCAGCCGAGCCGCCGGCGCGCGTCACCCGGCTGGGCGCGGGCGTCGTCGCGATCCTGTTCGTGCAATTGCTGTTCGGCGCGCTGGTCGCCGGCCTCAATGCCGGGCTTGTCACCGATCAATGGCCCCTGATGAACGGCGCCTTCTACCCCGGCCCCACCCAGGCCGGTCAGGGCTTTTTCGGCGCATTGTTCAACGATCCGGCGATCGTCCATTTCGTCCATCGCTGGTGGGCATGGGTGGCCGTCGCCGGGCTGATCGTCCTTGCCCGCGCCGCGAAGCCGATCGAGCGCCGCGCGTCGATCGCGATCCACAGCGCGTTCGGTATCCAGATCCTGCTCGGCATCGCCACGGTCATGTCGGGCATGAACATCGTTCTGGCCGCCGCCCATCAGCTGGTCGGCGCGCTGCTGCTGGTCGCCACCGTCTGGGGCGCGCACGTCATCGGCCGCCGCCGTTGA
- a CDS encoding TonB-dependent receptor, whose amino-acid sequence MVRGIAGLCAAAIALVVAAPALAQRTDDNAVAEAEDAFGTSVGDDSIGIYNAYNVRAFSPVDAGNVRIEGLYFDQQTYLTSRVAGGSTIRVGISAQSYPFPAPTGIADFSLRKPGGSPLASVGVGFGPWNGGYGEVDIELPIDGERLGIAAGAGIYRNGQPFGGSPQDVSLGAVARYAPRRGIEIMSFWSRIETKDSEAQPLIFTSGAFLPKRFKRNEFYGQEWADFGAEQINYGMVARADPAGFDVRLGVFRSVSNVDRSAADILFNTTADGLVGRRIVVIEREARAASTSGELRVSRHFDEGPRRHTLIASLRGRAQDRRYGGAALIDLGPSTSLGPDFRPEPSYGQGPKTLDRVRQTTFGLGYQGRWKGIGELSVGVQKSNYSKAITDPDPMVIFPETRDSPTLFSANAAIYATPKLAFYGGYTTGLEESPVAPGEAVNLNEAPPAIHTRQIDGGVRWSVGKVTAVVGLFDVEKPYFNLDGGLRFRQLGIVRHRGVEISVAGQLLPGLNVVAGTVFLDAKVSGEEVNNGSIGPKPVGSIGRHTIVSFDYRLPSYPALSFDIYAEGTSDRTANAANTLIIPARAILNLGTRYRFNLGDTKLMFRAQVANVTNTFGWNNGSSGFFVPNGARRFSLSLAADI is encoded by the coding sequence ATGGTGAGGGGAATCGCGGGGCTTTGCGCCGCCGCAATCGCATTGGTCGTCGCGGCGCCCGCCTTGGCGCAGCGGACCGATGACAATGCGGTGGCCGAGGCCGAGGACGCGTTCGGCACCAGTGTCGGCGACGATTCGATCGGCATCTACAATGCCTATAATGTCCGCGCCTTCTCGCCCGTCGATGCCGGCAACGTCCGGATCGAAGGGCTGTATTTCGACCAGCAGACCTATCTCACCAGCCGCGTTGCGGGCGGATCGACCATCCGCGTCGGCATTTCGGCGCAAAGCTATCCCTTTCCTGCGCCGACCGGCATCGCCGATTTCTCGCTGCGCAAGCCGGGCGGATCGCCGCTGGCGTCGGTGGGCGTCGGCTTCGGGCCGTGGAACGGCGGCTATGGCGAAGTGGATATCGAGCTGCCGATCGACGGCGAGCGGCTGGGGATCGCGGCGGGCGCGGGCATCTACCGCAACGGCCAGCCCTTCGGCGGCAGCCCGCAGGACGTCTCGCTGGGCGCGGTCGCGCGCTATGCGCCGCGGCGCGGGATCGAGATCATGTCGTTCTGGAGCCGGATCGAGACGAAGGACAGCGAAGCGCAGCCGCTGATCTTCACTAGTGGTGCCTTCCTGCCGAAGCGATTCAAGCGCAACGAGTTCTATGGCCAGGAATGGGCCGATTTCGGCGCGGAGCAGATCAATTACGGCATGGTCGCGCGCGCCGATCCGGCAGGCTTCGACGTGCGGCTGGGCGTGTTCCGCTCGGTCAGCAACGTCGATCGCTCGGCGGCCGATATCCTGTTCAACACCACCGCCGACGGTCTGGTCGGGCGCCGCATCGTCGTGATCGAACGCGAGGCGCGCGCGGCCTCGACGTCGGGCGAGCTGCGCGTGTCGCGGCATTTCGACGAGGGGCCGCGCCGGCACACGCTGATCGCGTCGCTGCGCGGCCGCGCGCAGGATCGCCGCTATGGCGGGGCGGCGCTGATCGATCTCGGCCCCAGCACCAGCCTCGGCCCCGATTTCCGTCCCGAGCCGAGCTACGGACAGGGGCCGAAAACGCTCGATCGCGTGCGTCAGACCACCTTCGGTCTCGGCTATCAGGGCCGATGGAAGGGCATCGGCGAACTGAGCGTCGGGGTCCAGAAGAGCAACTATTCCAAGGCGATCACCGATCCCGACCCGATGGTGATCTTTCCCGAAACCAGGGATTCGCCGACTCTATTCAGCGCCAACGCCGCAATCTACGCCACGCCGAAGCTGGCATTCTATGGCGGCTACACCACCGGGCTCGAGGAAAGCCCGGTTGCGCCGGGTGAAGCGGTGAACCTCAACGAAGCGCCCCCCGCGATCCACACGCGGCAGATCGACGGCGGCGTGCGCTGGTCGGTCGGCAAGGTGACGGCGGTGGTCGGCCTGTTCGATGTCGAGAAGCCCTATTTCAACCTCGATGGCGGCCTGCGCTTCCGCCAGCTCGGCATCGTCCGCCATCGCGGGGTCGAGATTTCGGTCGCGGGCCAGCTCCTTCCGGGCCTGAACGTCGTCGCTGGCACCGTCTTCCTCGACGCGAAGGTCTCGGGCGAGGAAGTGAATAACGGCTCGATCGGTCCCAAGCCGGTCGGCAGCATCGGCCGTCACACGATCGTCAGCTTCGATTACCGCCTGCCGAGCTACCCCGCCTTGTCGTTCGACATCTATGCCGAGGGGACCAGCGACCGCACCGCGAACGCGGCCAACACGCTGATCATTCCCGCGCGCGCGATCCTCAATCTGGGCACGCGCTACAGATTCAATCTCGGCGACACCAAATTGATGTTCCGCGCGCAGGTGGCGAACGTCACCAACACCTTCGGGTGGAACAATGGCAGCAGTGGGTTCTTTGTGCCAAACGGCGCGCGGCGCTTCTCGCTGAGCCTCGCCGCCGACATTTAG
- a CDS encoding MerC domain-containing protein yields MPTTLSLSRFWHGLDTRIDRIAIGLSGLCLAHCLATTVLLALFSAAGGMLHPAIHEFGLVLAIVFGIIALGRGIYMHGYMMPAVVGAFGIGIMAGALSLPHGEYEIVWTLIGVSLVALGHDLNRRATY; encoded by the coding sequence ATGCCGACGACTCTTTCCCTTTCGCGATTCTGGCACGGTCTCGACACCCGCATCGATCGCATCGCGATCGGGCTGAGCGGGCTGTGCCTGGCGCATTGCCTTGCGACGACCGTATTGCTCGCCCTGTTCTCGGCTGCTGGCGGGATGCTGCACCCGGCGATCCACGAATTCGGCCTGGTGCTGGCGATCGTGTTCGGCATCATCGCGCTCGGCCGCGGCATCTATATGCATGGCTATATGATGCCGGCCGTGGTCGGTGCGTTCGGAATCGGCATCATGGCCGGCGCGCTGTCGCTGCCGCATGGCGAATATGAGATCGTGTGGACCCTGATCGGCGTATCGCTGGTCGCGCTGGGCCACGACCTGAACCGCCGCGCGACATACTGA
- a CDS encoding alpha/beta hydrolase yields the protein MTPVDRRTLIGAALAAPLLPAAARAAEAPDFPEPAFSVKLWPGEAPGLKDPSLKDEVLERSKDPAIRDRAMVKVRTPRMDVFPAKNPNGAAVLITPGGAYHRVVIDKEGYELAAWLAERGVTAFVCFYRLPGQGWENPRNVSLADAQRAMRLIRHRAAEWKVDPKRVAALGYSAGGHLCGDLATRHAAKVYSPVDAADALDAKPIVAAPIYPAIAMDPFLTPSAVTGPYASSGDGWTMLDAQVTKDVPPCFLCHAEDDATLPVDFTLRLRAALRAAGVPADTHLFEEGGHGFGLRFTPGKPVEAWPDLFLAFAKRHGLLG from the coding sequence ATGACCCCGGTAGATCGCCGCACCCTGATCGGAGCCGCCCTGGCCGCCCCGCTCCTTCCCGCCGCTGCTCGCGCAGCCGAAGCCCCTGACTTTCCCGAGCCGGCCTTCAGCGTGAAGCTGTGGCCCGGCGAAGCGCCCGGCCTGAAGGATCCTTCGCTGAAGGACGAAGTGCTCGAGCGCAGCAAGGACCCCGCGATCCGCGACCGAGCGATGGTGAAGGTGCGCACGCCGCGCATGGATGTGTTTCCGGCGAAGAACCCCAATGGCGCTGCGGTGCTGATCACGCCGGGCGGGGCCTATCATCGCGTGGTGATCGACAAGGAAGGCTATGAACTCGCCGCCTGGCTCGCCGAGCGCGGCGTGACTGCCTTTGTCTGTTTCTATCGCCTCCCCGGACAGGGATGGGAGAATCCGCGCAACGTATCGCTGGCCGATGCGCAGCGCGCGATGCGGCTGATCCGCCATCGCGCCGCCGAGTGGAAGGTCGATCCGAAGCGTGTTGCGGCGCTCGGCTATTCGGCGGGCGGGCATCTGTGCGGCGACCTCGCCACGCGCCATGCCGCCAAAGTCTATTCCCCGGTCGACGCCGCCGACGCGCTCGACGCGAAGCCGATTGTCGCCGCGCCGATCTATCCTGCGATCGCGATGGACCCGTTCCTCACGCCGTCCGCCGTCACCGGTCCCTATGCCAGCAGCGGCGACGGCTGGACGATGCTCGACGCGCAGGTGACGAAGGACGTGCCGCCCTGTTTCCTGTGCCATGCCGAGGACGACGCGACCCTGCCGGTCGATTTCACCCTGCGCCTGCGCGCCGCGCTCCGGGCGGCGGGCGTGCCGGCGGACACGCATCTGTTCGAGGAAGGCGGCCACGGCTTCGGCCTGCGCTTCACCCCGGGCAAGCCGGTGGAAGCATGGCCGGACCTGTTCCTGGCCTTTGCGAAGCGGCACGGCCTGCTGGGCTGA
- the rpsI gene encoding 30S ribosomal protein S9, which produces MSDNRQSLSDLGAIAGGEAVPASADEYLNAPAAPAVSNAPLRQQELDAYGRAYATGRRKDAVARVWLKPGTGKITINGRDQETYFARPTLRLVINQPFGVAGREGQYDVVCTVKGGGLSGQAGAVKHGISQALTKFEPILRAPVKAAGFLTRDSRAVERKKYGKAKARRSFQFSKR; this is translated from the coding sequence ATGTCCGACAACCGCCAGTCCCTTTCCGATCTCGGCGCCATCGCCGGGGGTGAAGCCGTTCCGGCCAGCGCCGACGAGTATCTGAACGCGCCGGCCGCTCCGGCCGTCTCGAACGCGCCGCTGCGCCAGCAGGAACTCGACGCCTATGGCCGCGCCTATGCGACCGGCCGCCGCAAGGACGCCGTTGCCCGCGTCTGGCTGAAGCCCGGCACCGGCAAGATCACGATCAACGGTCGCGATCAGGAAACCTATTTCGCACGTCCGACGCTGCGTCTCGTCATCAACCAGCCGTTCGGCGTCGCCGGCCGCGAAGGTCAGTATGACGTCGTCTGCACCGTCAAGGGCGGTGGCCTTTCGGGCCAGGCCGGCGCGGTCAAGCATGGCATCAGCCAGGCGCTGACCAAGTTCGAGCCGATCCTGCGCGCGCCGGTGAAGGCAGCGGGCTTCCTGACCCGCGACAGCCGCGCGGTCGAGCGTAAGAAGTACGGCAAGGCGAAGGCCCGCCGCAGCTTCCAGTTCTCGAAGCGCTAA
- the rplM gene encoding 50S ribosomal protein L13, with protein MKALMKTTKSVKPAEVEKKWHIVDAEGLIVGRAAVVIANVLRGKHKTSFTPHVDCGDNVIVINADKIKFTGKKLAQKVYYKHTGYAGGIKGITAGKVLDGRFPERVLEKAVERMIPRGPLGRAQMRNLRIFAGSEHPHAAQNPEVLDIAGMSRKNKVGA; from the coding sequence ATGAAGGCTCTGATGAAGACCACCAAGTCGGTAAAGCCGGCTGAAGTGGAAAAGAAGTGGCACATCGTCGACGCCGAAGGTCTGATCGTCGGCCGTGCCGCCGTGGTGATCGCCAACGTCCTGCGCGGCAAGCACAAGACGAGCTTCACCCCGCACGTCGATTGCGGTGACAATGTCATCGTCATCAACGCGGACAAGATCAAGTTCACCGGCAAGAAGCTGGCGCAGAAGGTGTACTACAAGCACACCGGCTATGCGGGCGGCATCAAGGGAATCACCGCGGGCAAGGTGCTCGACGGCCGCTTCCCCGAGCGCGTTCTCGAAAAGGCCGTCGAGCGGATGATCCCGCGCGGGCCGCTGGGCCGCGCCCAGATGCGCAACCTGCGCATCTTCGCCGGTTCGGAGCATCCGCACGCTGCTCAGAACCCCGAAGTCCTCGACATTGCCGGCATGAGCCGGAAGAACAAGGTGGGCGCATAA
- a CDS encoding putative 2OG-Fe(II) oxygenase translates to MAADTIDIGEAQRIVAEALRLCRSGDGAAGMARYRSAASPQLLAKLPIGLHVHLLDEAGCMAEAAELRRIAVRRGGDLAWRAARASASPGEIAAEYETLFAAGHANPLMVGRYIGVLTALGRAAEVAALFAPGLLLRKVRLEAGLAEAVAAAMLAEEALLDRGSRLSVREMREIPGVHRRPAFAALMAACRSETARYLADWAASDHPLARHVPEAFVLNAWGLISRGEGYNTRHQHTLGWATGVFYPVGISDEFAGGALRIGGWGAETPPGWPELAIRPEAGMLVLMPSSYVHWTDPLGAPGLRMSVAFDAIPETGPDEDGVGEG, encoded by the coding sequence GTGGCGGCGGACACAATCGATATCGGCGAAGCCCAGCGGATCGTCGCGGAGGCGCTGCGCCTGTGCCGGAGCGGGGACGGGGCGGCGGGCATGGCCCGCTATCGCAGCGCTGCGAGCCCGCAATTGCTGGCGAAGCTGCCGATCGGATTGCATGTCCATTTGCTCGACGAAGCAGGGTGCATGGCCGAGGCCGCCGAGCTTCGGCGCATCGCGGTGCGCCGCGGGGGCGACCTGGCGTGGCGCGCGGCGCGGGCCAGCGCGTCACCGGGCGAAATCGCCGCGGAATATGAAACATTGTTCGCGGCGGGCCATGCCAATCCGCTGATGGTCGGGCGTTATATTGGCGTGCTCACCGCACTGGGGCGGGCGGCGGAGGTTGCGGCGCTGTTCGCCCCCGGATTGTTGTTGCGCAAGGTTCGGCTGGAGGCGGGGCTGGCCGAGGCGGTGGCGGCGGCGATGCTGGCCGAAGAGGCGCTGCTGGATCGCGGATCGCGGCTGTCGGTCCGCGAAATGCGCGAGATCCCGGGAGTCCATCGCAGGCCGGCGTTCGCCGCGCTGATGGCGGCCTGCCGGAGCGAGACCGCGCGCTATCTGGCGGACTGGGCGGCGAGCGATCATCCGCTGGCGCGCCATGTGCCGGAAGCGTTCGTCCTGAACGCCTGGGGCCTGATCTCGCGTGGAGAAGGCTATAATACCCGGCACCAGCATACGCTGGGCTGGGCCACGGGCGTCTTCTATCCGGTGGGGATATCGGACGAATTCGCGGGCGGCGCGCTGCGGATCGGGGGATGGGGGGCGGAAACGCCGCCGGGATGGCCGGAACTGGCGATCCGGCCGGAAGCCGGAATGCTGGTGCTGATGCCGTCTTCCTATGTCCATTGGACCGATCCGCTCGGCGCGCCCGGGCTGCGCATGTCGGTTGCGTTCGATGCGATTCCGGAGACGGGACCGGACGAGGATGGCGTGGGAGAAGGGTAG